Part of the Catalinimonas alkaloidigena genome is shown below.
TGGGAGGTCTAGAACTTGTGCTGTCAGGTTTTCAGAAGAGGTAAGTACAGTCAGCAGAAAACATGCTGCACTTGAGAGAAAAGGTAATGATGTATACATCAAAAACTTATCAGCTACTAATCCTACCCTTGTCAATGGTTCTCCGGTAGCTGAAGAATGGAAGTTAAATAATGGTGATGAGTTTCAGCTTTCCTTTGAAGGTCCACGCCTGAGATTCAACATCGCGCAAAGTGGATCTACCTCTATGGGGGTAACCAAACGGATTGGCTTGGTTGTCAACCAGGCGGTAAGACCATACCGGGTAGCAGTGATTACAATGATAAGCCTATTGATTATAAGCGGACTGGTAGCAGGTTTTTTTATCTATCAACTGAACCGGGAAACAGAAGTACTCGCCGGACAAACAGATACTTTGCGTAAGAGTAACAAAGCCATTACTGATTCACTCGCCCACGCTATCAAGAAGAATGAGGCGCTGAAACAAGAGATGCTGGCCAACAAACAAAACATGGAAGCTCAGCTTCAGTCTACTGTCGCGAACTTTGCTGCCAAGCAGAAGCAACTGGTACAGCAGATCAATAATACTAAAAAAGAAAGCCCCGAAGAGATAGTTGCCATGGCTATTGCCCAGGTCAAGGAAAGTGTGTTTTATATGGGCATAAAAAATGTACGTGCTGAGATGGACGGAGAAGTCCTTGTAGATGAACCTCTACCCGAAAACTGTCACTGCACAGGTTTTTTATTAGATGACGGTAAGTTTGTCACGGCCAGGCATTGTGTGGAGTTGTATTTTTATGAAAAAAATGAGCTCAATTTACTGGCCAGTTTAGGAGGAACAGTTACCTACGATTTTTATGCTGTATCTTCTGACGAATCCATAAGATTTGACTTCACCAACCATGACTTTATGATTGATCATTCTACCGACTACTATGTGGATGAAGAGTATAATGGACAGGAAGTAGTTTTGGTTCAGGCAAATAGTTATGACGGTACCGACTGGGCATATTTCCAGACAGATCAGAAGGGAACTATCACAGCAGCCCCCCAGCTTTCGGCTTCACTCAAAAGCGGTACTGAATTACATTGCCTTGGCTATACGTATGGCAATACTTTTCAGCAGTTAGGTAACGATAATGGTCTGGAGGTGCTATATAGCAAAGCTAGTGTAGCCAAAGATGACCTTGATAACAATACCATCATTGTTTCCGGCTATGGCTTTGATAATGGTAACTCCGGGGGACCACTCTTTGTCATCAGAGATGGTGTACCGAAAGCTATTGCCATTGTATCAGCAGGTTATACCAACCCATCTACCGGAAGGGATGATGCATTAGGCTCAGTAGTCCCTATCAAAAACATTAGCAAATGATCTTATGAGAAAAGCAGTTGAATTCATTTTGGTATTCTATACGCTATGTTTTTTTAAAGTAGAAGTGCATGCCCAGATAGATTCCACCTCCATCCGTATCCCTCAGTTGGTAGCCTTACAAAACAATCAGAATTTAGTCAACAAAGCCATAGATGGTGCCATCTATCTCGTTCGACAGGAATATATGCTGGAGTCTTCCTCCGGTGAACGCTTGGGAAGAGGGATTTTAGATTATTTTGGTAAGACGTACAGGATTGGCGTGCTGGTGAACAGAGACCTTTGGCTACCCAGCAGCATAAGAGAACCTTGGCGGACAGATCCTAATTTCAAGGAATATGAAGCGGATTTTGAACCCTTTTGCTCATTAACCAAGGTTAAAGCAATCAATTCTGACAATGATTATAGGGTATTTGAGATCAAGAAACTGAACTTGGAATCACCATTGACCAGCTTCAAACCAGGTGTTGCCGGATTAAATGCCAGCGATTCGCTTCCTCAAAATGGCAAGTTGCTGGTTTATTATGTTGAAGAAGATAACAGTCCGGATGAGTCTGTAATTAAGTCAACCAATATCAACCTTAATCAGATCTCCTGGGATAATGAAGGTATGGCAGAGGTTAAGGATATTCAGTTCAAAGACCGAATGATACTGGGAGGAGCTTTATTTGTAGAAAAAGTGAGTCTGGGCAAAATAGATATTGAATTAGTTGCCGTATATACTGATGTAGAGGAGAACTGGGTGCTTCAGGCGGTTCACCCTATCATAACAAATCACATTCCAAGTAATTAAGCATTAAATTTTACCATTGTGAGTCACAAAAAAGGTAGTTTAAAATATTTTGGGGCCACTGATGTGGGACAGGTCAGAGACCATAATGAAGACAGTTTTGTCATCATTGATCTCTCTCAGGAGGAGAATAATGCCCGGGGAACAGTATTTATGGTGGCGGATGGTATGGGTGGCGCCAATGCCGGGGAAGTAGCCTCCGCCA
Proteins encoded:
- a CDS encoding FHA domain-containing protein; the encoded protein is MSRATQSFKTGMSFIGGGNVPAYTLEFLTASPKHEVSSFETIVVPYIEIGRSRTCAVRFSEEVSTVSRKHAALERKGNDVYIKNLSATNPTLVNGSPVAEEWKLNNGDEFQLSFEGPRLRFNIAQSGSTSMGVTKRIGLVVNQAVRPYRVAVITMISLLIISGLVAGFFIYQLNRETEVLAGQTDTLRKSNKAITDSLAHAIKKNEALKQEMLANKQNMEAQLQSTVANFAAKQKQLVQQINNTKKESPEEIVAMAIAQVKESVFYMGIKNVRAEMDGEVLVDEPLPENCHCTGFLLDDGKFVTARHCVELYFYEKNELNLLASLGGTVTYDFYAVSSDESIRFDFTNHDFMIDHSTDYYVDEEYNGQEVVLVQANSYDGTDWAYFQTDQKGTITAAPQLSASLKSGTELHCLGYTYGNTFQQLGNDNGLEVLYSKASVAKDDLDNNTIIVSGYGFDNGNSGGPLFVIRDGVPKAIAIVSAGYTNPSTGRDDALGSVVPIKNISK